The sequence CCAGCTTCGCCATGACGGCTGCATGAATTGCACCCAGCGCCCCACCGATATAGATGATGTCATAGTGAGGATTTTCTTTTCCCGAGCTTTTGTTACCAGAAAATATTACCTGACGCGGTTGCTGGGGGTGACGCACTCCCTGGCGCCATCTTTTTTCCCACCAGTAAACGCGCTGTAAGTGATATTCTCCATTGGGCATTTTCTGAAAATACTTGACACTCAGCGGGTAATCAGCTTCTAAAGCGGCAAATATCGATTGCTGGGATAAGTCAATTTCTGGAGGTTCTGGATAGTGGTGAGGAAAACGACTTCTAATTTTAGTAGTCAAATGCTGTAAAATTTGTTTTTCTTGCACAAAAGGTTGTTCTGTCCAACGAAAAACTTTCAAATAAGTGGTACGCTGCACTGACCAGACAAAAACCACTAGTTCCGAAATAGCTGCATCAGATTTTGTAGTCTCAGCAGATATTTTCAGGCGAAAGCCTTCTGGCGTTAGCAGTTTTTCCCCAATTTTGGGGTCAAAATCTGTCTGTAGCCAATGGCATACAGCTGCACTATCGGGGGTTGGAACTTCTAAATAGAGTATTTCTTTCATTTTTTTCTGACAATTCCGATCAAGATACTCACTAGGACAGATTTGACGAAGGCATAAAATACGCTAAACTCCGCCCTATTAGTTGCATGAAGATTCAATGAAGAAAATTTAATAATTTATTTAATCTATTGTTCATTTTGTATTTCTCTAAACCCACGCCATGAATTATCCCATCCCAGACAGCCCCCAGGAAATGTTAGCTCTGCAACAAAAACCAGTTGATGAAGAATTAGTCGCAGCAGCGATAGCTGGAGTTGTGAGAATTGTTCGCGCCCAAGGTCAATCTTTAGAAGACCTCACCGCCCAAGTGCTAGCTGACGACCCCATGCTAAACAAGCAACAACGACGCTGGCTCAGTAAATTGGTCGCTCAAGCGTGGGAAAGTTTCTCTTAGAAGACTTCATAATTTGAGTGTTTTGATATTTTGGGTTGGGTGCCTCGGTGGCGCTTTTTTGGTGTGGGAGTGACTGTGGCAGAGATGGGCTAGTTTGTGGTTGCACGACTATCTTTACCATATCAAGGTTTGGAGCTAACCTTAAACTCATTGATTTTGCATAGGAAAATTTTATCAATCTTTTGTGGGACGGGCTGAACAATTAATTATCTAATCACAAAGTTGATTTTTGGCTTGCTTGAGTGTAAAAGTTTGCCAACATCTGTTTACTGAGTCATTAGCTGCATTGGCCCCAAATATTTAGTTAAATAAGGCGAAAAAACTTCATAAATTAAGGTTAAAGGCTGTCCATGATGCCAAAACAAATAATGGCGACCCCAAAAGGGCCCAGCTTCTGCAAAACCTGTAGCCAATGCAGTCGAATCACCATAGTAAAGACCTTGCACATCCCGATATAGTTCTGTGCGGAGACGCGCCAAACTAGCCCAAATTGGTAACGAACGGTTTTGTAAATACTCATCCACATGACTAGCTTCCCACCACGAGGTAGCATAAGCCAAGCGCTGACCACTTTGAGTCCGCAGCCACACTTGACGCCGCAATCTCGGCCCTGGTACAGCCTGAATTAATTCGGGAGCAGCATCTAAATCTGTACCCACCAAGGACATGTCAATCACATCTACTTCTGTCGGTTCACCGGTGAGCAATTGTAGGTGTCGAGTTGGGGAGCCGTCACCCAAAAGCAGCAATTGCCAAGCTGGTGCTAGCTGAGTGTGGGGCAAACCTTGTTGAATCACTTTCTCCTCACCTTGCC is a genomic window of Fortiea contorta PCC 7126 containing:
- a CDS encoding chorismate lyase encodes the protein MTATFTPTNNFTMPAGWHRLTPIWQGEEKVIQQGLPHTQLAPAWQLLLLGDGSPTRHLQLLTGEPTEVDVIDMSLVGTDLDAAPELIQAVPGPRLRRQVWLRTQSGQRLAYATSWWEASHVDEYLQNRSLPIWASLARLRTELYRDVQGLYYGDSTALATGFAEAGPFWGRHYLFWHHGQPLTLIYEVFSPYLTKYLGPMQLMTQ